The Dromaius novaehollandiae isolate bDroNov1 chromosome 20, bDroNov1.hap1, whole genome shotgun sequence genome includes the window TCCCGGGGGATCGGGGTCCTGCGCGTCTTACTGGGAAGTGCTGCGGGAAGCCCAACGCGGCAGCTTTGTGTGCGGTTACTGTGTCTGTTTGTGCAAAACCTGCTGTGTCCGAGCGCGCGAAGACTTTGCAGCAGACCCGGCAGCGCTGCAGTTCTGCCGCGCCAAAGCCAGGCTTTATTTATCGGGGAATCACAGCCCTCGTTGCGCACCCGCCGGTTCAGCATCGCTTACTTGAAGTGCAGGAGCTGTCTGGTCAGCTCCTGGGGGGTTGTCCTGCTTTTGCCACGATTTTGCAGAGCACTTCGGGAAAGACACATGTGTTTCACTGGACTTAAACACCCCTTTGCTATGGCTAAATAAAAGGTGTGcgttattattgctattatttggCACTGCATCGGGGTGCTCCCTATGGGCACTGCACAAACATGCAGCGAATAGAAGTTAATGACCTAAAACAGCTGAAATTGCTTTCTCTCTAAAATATGTTGCCTTTGCATGCAAAATCCTCATAAAAGACACATCTGATAATGTGTCTTTACTGCTGTTTTATACAGCTGATACCACTGTaattaaaaaatcagaattaagGTCTTAGCTTTTTCCTAGAACTTTATTTTGCAGGTGAGAAAACTTCCCGTGTTGTCTTGTTGTCAAAGAAAAAACGTATTTGTTCCTAATGTACTGAAACAGTTTGCAAACTCCATCTCGGTCTGACTGAAAGACGTGATTTACCAGATTAATACTGCCCCTGAACTGtgagatttattttcctttatatcTTTTGAACATGCAGACTCACGGAGAGAACAGGCAGAGATTAGCTAGGCGTTGCTAATTGCTAATCACAAAGGCTCTCGGGGTAAAATTAGAAAGGGAACGTTTGGTAGAAAACTGGCGCCTCTCACTTGTTGCTTCCAGGGTTTGGTTTTCAAGTTTTTGTGGGCAGAGACttgaagtactttttttttttcctttgctagaAGCAGCTTGattcttttttcctgatttttattaGCAAAACAACCTACATGCCCGGAAGATGGGAATGCTAATGTACACCTAGCCGATCCAATCCAATTAGTGTGTCTCGAGCTAACCGTAATCCAATTACTGTACACGGCAATTCCCTGACATTGAAACTGGCTTGTTGGCAGTGCCCTTCTTTGCGTGCCGTCGCGGTGGGTGTCTCTCCGGAGCCGGGGTTGGCATCGCGCGCAAGGCGGACTCGTTTCCCAGAAGGGCGGGAGTGTGGGGACGgctctttgctttcctctctccCGCTTTCTGCCCAGCCTGTGACCCGCAGTGCGGGTGGGAGGCTCAGTGCATCTGCTGAGGGATTTAGCAAGATGGTCTTGCTTAGCCTGGACCTGGGCTGGAGGTTGGACATGGAAGCTGCTGTTCCCAAACCATTACTTGGCCTAAGCTGAGACCAGCTGAGGCTTTACATTAAGTCAGGCTGAACGAGTTGAGTTCAGGCTGCCCGTGACTGACGTTGTCTTGGTCTAAAGCCGCAGTCACATCAGTCGGCTGTACAAACCCAAGTCTGAAGTTGTTTGCATCAGCCGGTCTGGAAATTGGGATCTCCAGGGAACCTGGAAGCCAAGACCGTGGTGGCTGGAGATATTCCCCAGCCTCGTGTCCAGTGGTCGAAGAGCATCAGCCCCCGCAGGCTCTCAGCTTGGGGGTCTGTCTTCTTGGCTCACTTGCTGATTTCCATGAAACACCTAAGAACCTAATGTTTTTTAGATCTGTCAAAGTTATTTGGAATTGGCCAGCTCAGAGACAGAAGGCTCAGTAACCTCAGTTTTGAAGGTCTTGCTCTAAGCAGGGGTTTTGCCTAGAGACCACCACACGTCCCTTcctctgatttcttcttttctggttCAAAATGAGGTTAAAATGTCAGTGCTGTGTTATCAGCACCTCATCCTGGGTGCGTAACACAGAAATCTCTGCGGGCTCCCGGTAACGTCGTGTCTCCTGACCTTCAGGCTGTGTCGCAGCAGCAAGCGCCGAGCTGCTGGTGCTGTGATGCCCGGCCCGGCTCGCTGGGGTTGGAGCCGTGCGCTTTGGCAGCGCTATGGGGAAACTGCAGAGCAAAACCCACCTCCACACCTCCAAATACAGGTAAAAGCCCCAGATGAACAAGTCTTAATGAACCAACTATAGGAGTGAATAGAGAACGGCAAAGGAATAGACAATATAGCAACAGAGAAAATAGCAAGTATCTGTTTTAAGTTGTTATTAATGACTGTATGAATCCAATCTGTGTTTTTGACTCCTGCTTCTGAGGTCTGCTCAGTTCCTTGGGGGACTGAAGTCCATGTGTAGCTCCCAGGAGCAGCCGAGCACGTAAGCGTGAGCGGTGCTCGTGCTCTGTGATTGCCTGTTCAGAGCAATCTGCATGCTGAAAACACCAGGGGCGGCTGCTTGGCCAAAATACCCAAACTGCTTCACTGCCTCTTCAGAGACTGTCATGACTTTCATCAGCAAGGGGAGCAGGATAACATAGATCTTGGTTTAGTGTTTTCTGTGAGAATGGCTCCCTTGCCAGAACAAGTATCCCTCTGTCCGGTGCGTGGTGGGCTGCCTGGTAAGCCGGTGTGAGCCACTGAGCGGGAGAGTGTGCGCTCGAATCCTGGCAGTGCAGGCTGGATATTGGTAATTTTGCTGTGGCACAACTGTATGGGCATTagctgggaggaaaagaggggtccagccgGCGGGAGGAGGCAGCCAGACCACAATAAATACAAGGGGACTGCTGGTGAGTCCACAAGGACATTTGCTCTGGCATTGAAGATACAGTTGTATTTCCTCCACCTCGGTGGGACGGAGGGTGTCTCATGAGCCTGCAGCATCCATAATCACGTATTTGGAGCAAAAAGGGTGATTTCTGCCTGGGGATGAGCtgagagcacagagcagcagcaggggcaccagGAGTGCTTTGGCAATGCTGGTTTCAAAGAGCAAAGTTGTGCTACCAGCCAGGACGGTAGCCGGGCTTGAATGCCATTGATGTAAGCAATCCCAGCAGACTGGTAAGAGTGAAATGcaacttttttctgttctttgcacTGCCATGGAGTGAGTAAACACCTAAATATTTAGCAGCTCAAGAGGGGGAATCTGCTTCCTCTATCTCACCCAGCCCAGGagacacatttgtctctgcacagCTTACCTTTGGCTTTCCAAAATCAGATGTTACTGTTCTCTAGTTCACTAACACTGTTGTCTTCTAAACATCAGTCTAAGTGGGGAAAGTCGCTCTGTCTTGGCCAGAAAACACCTTGCAGCTCGTGCCGCTGTCTGTCTGCTTGCTGCAGGGCTGATGGCTCTGCGGAGAAGAGGGGACCTGTTACGGCTGTTCAGCAGCACGGCCCTGTGCATGCCGAGGCAGTCACCTCCGTGGCTGCTCTCAAACCAGACCTCTGCGTGTCCGGAGGGAAGGATAAGGTAAGGTGCACGTCCATCGCAGGGGACAAAATGCGGTCAAAGACAAGAAAATACTTCTGGAGTGTTTTGCCAGGGAGGCTAGGAGAATGAGGTGATGTGGCTCACGTGTGACCTTTAAATGTTCCCATGAATGATAACAACTTCAGCAGTGATTTTCCTGAATGTAGAAAGAGAAGATGAGCTCAGAGTGTGAGGACACACACTGAATCACACTGTGTCGGGTGTGAAAGCCTCTCCATCTCCCAGAGCCTGAGCCCAGTCAGAAAATCAAAACCAGACGAGTGGATTTGTCTGCAGTAAGCTCACCTTGGGGAATGAATTCATGACCTGCCAGGCTCCGTGGACCTGGAGTGGATCTAGAATGCGAATCCCATTTCAGCCGTAGCCTGAGGCAGGGAGCAAACAGTGGGTGCAGGAAGACTGAGTGGGGAGCCATCAGTAGTCAAGCAAGGAGACCCCCGTGTGCAAGAGAGAACATCTGGGGTTGTTTTTCTTACGTTGTGAGGCAGGAGCTGGCATTTCAGATCAGGAGGAAGAGGGCAATCTGCAGAAATGGGAGTGCGGGAGCCATATGATGCAGGTGACGGAGCAGTTACAGTGGAAAGATGCCTTAGGTGGTCACAATTGCCTTGGCATAAAAACGTTTTCAGGATCAGGCTTGGTTTAGTTGCTTTCGTAGATAAATCATGTCTTTAAGTCTCTTAAGTGGTAGATGCAGCATCCTTTGATGGTTTTGAATTAAGAGCGACTACAGCATCTCTTCCAGCCTGGCCCAAGTCTCCTGGGTAATTTGATAACCTTCTCCAGAGGTCAGATCATGTCAAATGCTTTCATCACCCGTAGAATCAATGAACTGGCGCTTATGTTATTTACACTAGATGGGCTCTAAAGAGAGGCTGTGTTTGCTGTGGGATCTCAAAACCAAAAGAATCTGTTCCCTCTTCAGGCTTGGACTGTGCATGGGGGCTCAGTACAACATAAACCAAGATCGTTTATAGGTGAAGAATTAGCACATATTGCAGAGGCGAAATGCTCTTTTCAGCATTAATGTGGTGTTATTGTATTATCAGTGGAGCTCCAAAGAGTAAATCCAGCCTTAGAGAAATGGTGGGTGGTATCTTTTTGCTTTAGAAAACCTacttactaagaaaaaaaaaaacctttcagattTTGAATAGTTCAGAATGTATTTCCTACTAATTCAATGGAGCACGTTGCTACCAAGTGCTCTTTGTCAACAGCTCCAAACTGTCTCTTAGGAAAAGCGTGCAGAAACCTTCTTTGGTctgttctcctgctgctgctgattCCTTTCTCTGGCTCTCTCCACAGAGCGTGGTGGTATGTAACTGGAGATCCGGAGCCGTGCTGAGGCGGTTCATCGGACACGAACGTGAAATCACCAAGGTAAGCTATTTGAGGACAGTTGGGGTCTTCCATGCTGTTACCTGGCAGAAACTGGGAAAACAGGAACAGTAGAGCGATGGTTTGTCATCCACGGAGGGCTTGACCTTGTTCAGTCAGAAGGAAAGCCATAGAGCTTGTCTAGGTATCAGAACTTGTTAGGTTTTCCCCAGGGCTCCAGCTGATCCTTTGTCCGGAAAAGAAGTACCAAGTGGTTGTGTCCAGACCAAACAGGGCTCCAGGAGGCTCGGACACATGCTTATCTTTCCACTTGAGAGGCTGCATGGCAGAAAGTCAGGGTAAATTGTTCAGTCAAGCTTTCGATTCAGGGATGATGTTCACCTTTCTTCACGTCTCTGTCTAGTAGACTTGAACACAAAACAACAGCCCCACACAGTGGGGCCTTAATCTTCCAGGTGACCTCCTGATTACAAAGCCAAATATCCTTCCCCGAGATCAAACATGCTCGGGTGTGTACACGCTACGCATGGCGTGGCCGGTGCAGCTCCCGGCTGGGAACAGCCCCGGTCGTCCTTTGTGTGGTGAGATgttgaggggaggaagggaataaTGCGGTAGGAAGGAGAACTTGGGGGACTCAGATTCAGACTTCACACTTCATTCATCCCAGTGCTCAGAGTAATTTTATCTGGGTTTATCTGTTGTTTTAAGGAAGTTTTTCCTATAATGTTAATAGTGTCTGAGAACAGGATGGGGAGATTTTGCAACGTTAAGTTGATTCCAGTGTTTTCTTGCAGGGAGCTCTAGCGCAGGTAGGATGCAGAGCAGGATTTCACGCTTGGCAGCAAGGTGACTTTGCATCAGGAATGTGATTTTTCTGATTCTTGGGATAATATGTTTAAACTTTGGacatttttttgcctttaaaagcCTCAGTCTGTGCATGTTGAGAGTATGTAGACTTCTCTTATAAATAAAAACAGGGAGCTCTGAAAAATAGCTCTATGCCCCATCTCCTCATGGTTGCTATTTGTGCACTTATCCTTCCTGCAGAGTGGAGTCGACGTGATTTGCTGGAGTGAGAATTTCATGGTAACTGCAGCTCCCAGTCAGGTGCCAGAACCGAGAGCAGAAAATctgggttttttgctttctttccttccctgtcttCCCCAGGAGACTCCTTCCTTGAGTAGGAGAAAGTTGTCCAGCTCAAATACTAGACTGAGAGGTGAGGGGCAAACTGAGGCAGCAGCCGTGAGTAGGTCAGGTCCCAGACCTGGTGGGGATGGGAGTTGGGTGAGGACACAACGATCCAAGGTTCCCCGAAAGGAGTCGGGAACCCCCAGAGGCATCAGAGAAATGACCGTGACAGGATGCCACAAGGAAAATGGTGATGGATGGGAGGGAGTGAAAATGGTGGAAAGAGGAACAATGAGAGAAAATAAGAGGAGGGGGTAAAAGGAGACTAGAAGTGGCTGGACCAGGGCACGGCAACAGCAGTGCTGTGCTTTCCCCGTGCACCGCTGGCTCGAGCAGGAAGTCTGAGGTTCATCGCCCATCTTGTCCCGGGCAGGTCACCTGTGCCCTTGACTCAAACAGAGTCTTCAGCGCATCCCGTGACAAGACTGTGATGATGTGGGAGCTTCTCGGGACTTCAGGACCAAGGCAGCACTTCCCAGGACATGAACTGGTCGTTACTGGACTAGCCGTGAGCCCAGGTGAGGAATAACTGACTCCTATTCCCCAAACAGTGATTTCTTTACaatttttctttacaatttttGGACATTAACTTGTGGTTGCAGATGCCTCCCACCTGTGCACGGGTTCACGAGACAACACTGTTTGCAAGTGGGATGTGGAGACCGGGAAGCGCCTGTGCAGAGCTGGTATCTCCAGGAATCTGGTAGGAGCCACCGGTTCTCTTTGCTCTGTAAAGGCGACTCTCAGCCTCCTCAGTCGGTTTGCATGTAAAACCGTGCAAAGAGGATTCGCCCCGAGCTTGGCGCTACACTAAGCCCAAGATGTGCTGCACGGGTGCCTAAGCACTTGTGGGGATTTGAACTGGAGGCTGCTTACcctcttttccaggcaaaaaCAACCTCCACTAGCACAAGGATACCGAGACACTTACAGCAATTTATTAAtgcccagtgctgagcagagccGTTAGGAAGCATGTTTGGTGGTAGGGTCTGTATCCCCTTCGCACCAGCCCGGTGGCGGAGTTGTGGGTGTCTTCAGGAGCCCGTGTTTCCAGGGTGCTGGGTCCTGTCCAGCGCTGGTGCCTCCCTGGCTGCTGCTAACCCCAGTAACCACACGGGACTGAACGTGTCGGCCCTGGTAAGGGAGCAGCACTGAtgggacacagaaaaaaaaaaacatccgaTGTTTCCTGCTCAATACGTAGCACAAGGAGAGCAAGGGCGGGGGAGCTCTGTGGTTCTGCAGTACGGGCGGACGTCAGCCCGGGCTGCCTGCTCATCCCTTCCCCTCCGCAGGTAACGCATCTGTGCTGGGTTCCTGGGGAGCCTTACGTCGTCCAGGCGTCGGAGGATAAAATGATCAGGTAAATCTTACCGGTGGCCGCAGAAGAGGGAGTTCTAGCTTGGGGAATATGCCAACAGGTCATGGAAGAAGAGAGGGGTCAATCCAGGAGATAGGGATATGCCCGTTGTCGCAGTGATGTGTCAGCCCCTCCTCCCCGCTCTTGCGCTTTCAGGATCTGGGATAGCCGGGATCTGCACGTGGCACATACGTTCCCAGGCAAGCGGCACATTCAGACGTGCTGCAATGTGAGCCAGGACGGGCGCTACTGCatcagcggcagcggcggcttcGCTGGGGAGGGCTGCGAAGCGACCGTGAGTTTGCCGGGCAGCAGTTCCtgcattttctgttcttctgcttttttggctctttttttctttcctgctttttctgctcttctctgaTCTCCAGGGTGTGCAGCAGATCAGTGCCCAGAGGGACTGCTCATGGTGCTTGTTTGGCTTCACACTGGTATCACCAGCTGGGCCTGAGGCTGCTGGTCGAGCTCCTCAGTTTCTCCCTGTCTCCCCCTTTCATGAGTCTGCTGTAACAGCAGATGTTCATCCTTATTAAAGCACAGGGACAACAGTGTCAGGGATTGTGAGGTTCTTGCAGAAACCCTGGAAGGGACCCCTCCCTCAAGGTgctctttaaacaaaaaaacttgctttctttGTAAAACAGCTCCATGTCACCAGGTGACAGTGATGGAGCCAAGGTGTCGCCCGGACTCTAAGCGCTGCCCGTTGCCTTGCAGCTGTGGGACCTGCGGCAGACAAGGAGCCAAGTGCGCGAGTACAGAGGGCATCTCCAAACCACAGCCGCGTGTGTCTTCCTTCCCCGGGGCCTGGCTCCGGGCCCCGTCATTGCCACGTCCTCGTACGACTGCAGAGTGAAGCTCTGGGACCAGGACAGCGGAGGTAGGGGAGGGAGCTGCCCACCGAGCGTCACCCTGGGCTGCCACAGCCGCTTTCTTGGTCACTGTCTCCCCGCGACGATGGGCTCAACTGAGCCTGTAACCTCTGGGTTTTACTCGAATCCAGccacagggctgggatggaggagatacgctgcagagcagctggtgtTGTTCTTCAACAGAGGATATTTGGGTATGTAGCACTGGAGTTGATGAGCCTCCTTCCTAAACTACAGGGAAGCAAGGAGGAGATGACCTTTATTAATAGATGTGAACAGAAGGGCTTATGCAGCTCTGGAAACCTGCTTTCCCTTTTGGATTGTTATCAGAACAGCATGTTGAACGTAACACGACCCTTAAGAAGCATTTTCCTGAATCATGAgcaatttggggggaaaaaaaaaaagctcgtGGGGAAGGGCTCTGCGTGAgccctgccgctctgcccagcgGGGCTCCGTCCGTCTGCCCCCGGGAAGGGGCCGAGCCTGATGGCAGCCTGGGTCCCCGTGGGCCGGGCTATGCCCAGACGCCGCGTGGGGGGCCGATGTTCGAAGCCGGTGCGTCCCGTTGCCATCGGGCCCAGCGAGCCGGGAGGGTGAGGGGCTGCAGCTCACCCCCGTCCTGCcgcccccaggcagagctggagggGAGCCTGGCCTTCCCCTGCCGGCATTACCGCCAGGAGCATCCCTCGTGAGCAAGGTTTAAAGCGTTCCCCTTGCCTGCTTTTCCTGCAGGCAGCGGGCATCTCTCAGCTGGGAAGCAGCGCTGCGCGGCGACAGCCGGCAGAGCTGCCGGCCCTGAGCGCCGTCCCCGTTCCCTCCGCAGCCTGCCTGGCCACCCTGTGCCTCCAAGGAGCGGGTCCCCTAGCCTCGCTGGCCGCCTGCGACGCCTCCACCCTGCTCTGCGGCAGTTTTAACGCGGGAATTCGCTTACTCCAGCTGAGCAACCGCACGGACCTGGAGCTGGAGGAGGTGGCGGCGTTTTGACTGCGGCGACCCGTCCGGCAGAGACTGGCTCGCTCGGAGCAGCTTTGTCGAGCCCGGCCTGCTGCCTGCCGGCACCCGCAGAGCGGCGCCGGTGCCGAGCCGCCGGGGCGCTGGgatttattcatttcattttgtagCTCCTGGAAAACAACTAGAACTGTTTAGAAGGAAAGCCAAATTGTAGGTGCCTTCAGGCTCAATTCTCACTCTTGAAAGagctgtgtgtgttttatttacaAAGCATCGACGCAGGCTGGCTGCACGCGACGCCGGTTAGGGAAGGAGAGAGATGTGTGCTGCGCCCAGATGGTGGTTTTCAGACGCGACCCCTTGGCAGAGCACTGCTGCCCCACTCTaacaaagttgtttttttaatgggagGAGAAAACAGCCTTGGACCATGCGCTGGAGCAGCTGTTTATACCCCACCTGCAATGTGAGTGAATGCACCCAGAGCAGGTGGGAGAAAATTCATTAGTATCCAGAAGTTCATCTGAGCCAGGTAGACacatgctgctgtgctgcacaggTGACTGCTCGGCCAGGGTTATCCTGGGCACGTTAGCACCCAACCCCTTGCATGAGAGCTAAATAAGggagcttttccttttctgtacagCTAGCGAGGCTACATCCAGCCTCACAGCAGGGCTCCTGCGACACACTGCTAGAGGACAAGCAGGAGCTGTTACAGCCTGCCAGGTTGTGCACTTTCAGGTTTCTGCCCTTCTCCCCATGGCCTTGCTCTGCAGCCCACCAAGTCCCCCAGCCCCCGGCAGAATCACACAGGAGGAACCTGGTGAGCATCGGTGCCACAGGCCATCCCAGCCGCACACGGATGCCGGAGGGAATCATTACACCGCGAGACAGAGGAGCCTCAGGAGAGCCAGAAAGCCCAGTCACACCTCAGGTTGGTGAAATGGCAGCTCTCAGGCTCCAGCCTAGTTGGCGTGGGTCTGGCTTCTCAGCAGGCAGGCTGGGCCAGGCAGCCCCCCAGGCTCAGCCAAGTGAGGTCAACCTGTCCAGTGCAGAGTAACCTCATTTACGATAGCACAGACCAAATACTGGTTGCTCAGAGACGGATCTTAAGGcagcaaaataaattttagtAGATACCACAGGAGCTACTAGACTGGCTTGTGAGCAGGTAGCTGAGTATCTAGCTTATTACACAAGAGGAGATTGCAATTAAGTGTTTTTCTGTTATTCACTGGGTCCCATATCTACATTTTCCTCGGGAATAAAGGTGGCATGCAGCATGCAGCAGATGCCACTATACTTCTGGAAGGGAGGAGGAACCCACACCACTCTGTCCGCAGGGGGGATGCAGTGATACTGCAGCAGAGTATCGACTcatgagtgtgtgtgggggggtggttCTTAGAACAACATGATCCCCAAATGCATTAAGACAAGTATTAAAAGCAGAACTGTGTTCCATTTTTCCCAAGGAACGTGGACAGCTGCTTTCCAGGTGACCAAAGGAATATCTTCTCTTCACTCCTGAAGACTTTTAAAGAGAGCAGATAGAGAAatcaaagtgtgtgtgtattGTCAAGTATGTAATGTCTCTGTCCCTTAGTCAAACCCAGAAGCTAGGGTGCATATTCAGAACACATTTTGGTTTTCCAGAACATCACATTTGCAAAACTTCAAAAGCAAGTTAAAAGTTTAaactttaaacaacaaaaaagaaagttccTCACAGTGCAAACTAGAACAAGAAAATCCTACAGTGAAATAGCCTGCTCTGTATTAACTCAGGTGAGACAGCAACCACTTCAACAGTAGGTATCTACATGAATTTGAAACACCTAATTCTTGAGACAGCTCAAGAGGGTATGAGATAGTCTGAGATGCTGcatggaaagttaaaaaaaaaaaaatccctggccTTTAAAATCTACTGTGAGTAAATACAAAGGGGATACAGACTTCCATGTTCAGAGGCCAACTTTACAGATGTAGAAGGAAGGTACCATTTTCCTGTAACACTGACAGCCAGTATCAAATTTGAAGCCACAGACTTCTACCAAAGGCTCCTGGGAAACAGAAGGTAAGAAGGATGTTACTAGGGGCTGTACAACACACTATACTTGAAGAGTTATGTGGCTATctacaaatgtttaaaaacagactgGAGAAAATCTGTGAGACTGGCTTGGAGGCAAGGTGAGACACCCAAGGTGATGCATGTGGGTAGATGGTTCATCTCCaaattacacagaaaaacaaCATCTACAGTGTAAAAATAAAGTTCTAAGAAGTGTAAGAAACTCATCCAGGCTTTGATTCCAACCAAGCCCTGGCAAACACAGATGCTTCAAAACCACCTCAACCAGGAAACCAAGAGCAGCCAGTGACTACAGCCACCATAATGCATGTTACCATAGccgattcctttttttttcctttaatataaaAAAGCAAGAATGTAAGAATGTCCGAGTTCAAAGCCATTAACATCTCAGTT containing:
- the WDR31 gene encoding WD repeat-containing protein 31 yields the protein MGKLQSKTHLHTSKYRADGSAEKRGPVTAVQQHGPVHAEAVTSVAALKPDLCVSGGKDKSVVVCNWRSGAVLRRFIGHEREITKVTCALDSNRVFSASRDKTVMMWELLGTSGPRQHFPGHELVVTGLAVSPDASHLCTGSRDNTVCKWDVETGKRLCRAGISRNLVTHLCWVPGEPYVVQASEDKMIRIWDSRDLHVAHTFPGKRHIQTCCNVSQDGRYCISGSGGFAGEGCEATLWDLRQTRSQVREYRGHLQTTAACVFLPRGLAPGPVIATSSYDCRVKLWDQDSGACLATLCLQGAGPLASLAACDASTLLCGSFNAGIRLLQLSNRTDLELEEVAAF